CGGTCGAGCTGGCCGACGCCGCCGGCTCCACCGACTACGACGAGGCGCTCGAGAAGAGCCACCACGAGGGCATGGACCCGGTGGGCGACGACGTCGGCACGCCCGTCATGCACATCGACGGCGTGGCCTTCTTCGGCCCCGTCATCAGCAAGGTGCCGACGGGTGAGGACGCCGGCAAGGCGTTCGACGGCGCCGTCCTGCTGGCCAACCTCCCCGACTTCTGGGAGCTCAAGCGCACGCGCCTGAACGGCCCGGACATGGACTCGGTGCCCGCCGACGCCCTGGAGCTCACCGGCCGCCGCTGAAGGACGGAACGAGGTTCGGCATGCTGTCGCCGTGCCGCACCCCGTCCGCCAGCGCATCCTGATCACCGGCGCCAGCTCCGGCCTCGGTGAGGGCATGGCCCGCCGGTTCGCCGGCATGGGCCGCGACCTCGCGCTGGCCGCCCGCCGCACCGACCGGCTGGAGGCGCTGCAGAAGGAGCTGCTCGCGGCGCACCCGGGGATCCGGGTGGAGGTCGCCGCCATGGACGTCGACGACCCCGAGTCGGTCGCCACCGT
Above is a genomic segment from Actinomycetes bacterium containing:
- a CDS encoding short chain dehydrogenase, which produces MARRFAGMGRDLALAARRTDRLEALQKELLAAHPGIRVEVAAMDVDDPESVATV